ATAAATTAGTTTTACCTGCAATTTCATTAATAACACTTGTTATTTCATTAACTTTATCAATATTTTCAGTGAGTAAAGACAACTTGTTTATGAATATTTCAAATGTACTAAATATTTTATGTTCTGATGCATCTAATTTTTCCAATGCATCTTTAGTTTTCTGAGATTTTCTATGTATAATTTCTCCCTTTTGAGAAATGTTATTGATATTTCTTAACCCATTATCTAGTTTATCTCCAAATACATTTAATCTACTATTTATACGCTCCACGTCTCCAGTCTGTGAAGTCACATCTTCCACTACATTCTCCATAGCATTTGCAATATTTTCTGAAGAAGTAACCGTTTCATCTATTGATAAAGATACACTCATAGAATTTTCAATCATATTATTTATACTGGACTTTACACCCTTTACTAGCTCCTTCAAAGAATCCTTCATCAATATTATATTACTATTGATGTCTCCAAATTCATCATTAGAAATCTTTGCACACTCACTAGTAAAATCTCCTTCTTTTAATTTTTCTAAAATATATACGGACTGTTGTAACTGCTCAGATACTTTTTTGGCAAAAATAATTAAAATTAATATACTGCCACCAAATAATGCCATATCTATTCCGGCTATTTTTCCTGTTATGCTATTTACTTCTGCTTGTATATCACTATATTTTATACCTATAAATAGCATACCAATAACTTTGTTTTGTGCATTTCTTAATGGAATATAGTTTGCTTCACAACTCACACCATTTACATCAACCTTTTCTCTATACTGTTTGCCTTCATTTAATACAATTTTTGATACTTCTTCATTAACTTTAGTACCCGTTTCTTTTTTACCATTTTTATCCACAATATTAGTAGCTACTCTAGTATCTCCTAAAAGTATAGTAACTAAAATATTGTTTCTTTCATAAATTCTATCAAGTAATTCCTCATTATCATTTATAACTTCATTACCTTTATACAATGAATTATCATTTATTTTCCAATCACCTTCATATTTACTATCAATTAAATTGCTAATTAAATCAGAATAAGTTTCTATATCATCCTTTATTTCTTTTTCCATTTGATATCTAACTACTAAAAAAGTTGAAACGAAAAAACTAAACATTATTGCTGTAAATAGTACTATAATTTTCATTTTAACACTAAATCGATAACCTTTAATATTATTTATTTGTCTCATATTTTCCCCTCCGTATTAACAAAATGTATTTCATTGATAATGAATATCAATATCATTATACTTTTATATTGTATATTTTGCAACTTTAGGTTTAAAAACTTTACGGTAAACAATTATTATAATATATAATAAAAAAAGTCCTTAAGCTTATATTCTACACTTAAGGACTACTAGTAACCTACACTATACTTTTTTAGCTTGTTCATATGTTTAATTTTTTCATACTAAATAATTATGATTTAAAATCATAACTTTTTAAACCTTAATATAAAATTTTCTAGTCTTCTAAGAAACCATATTTTTCTTTTACCAAAGAAAAGAAAACTGTTACTGCCAATAAATCTGCACAGCCTCCAGGGCTTATATTTCTATTTATAAATTCGGTACTTAAATCCTCTACAGCTTTTCGTCCATTTTTAGTTTGCATTCCACCGATTTTCATTATGTATTTCGCTTTATTTTGAACTTCCTTTAAAACCTCTATATTGTGCCTATGTATTACATTAGTATCCTCACAACAGCTCATTATAGCAATTAAAGTGTGTACTAATCTGTCGTTTGTATCTAAATCATTGTTTTCTTCATATATTTTTAAGGAATGTGTAAAAACTATAGGCATACCCATTTCTACTTCTCCACGTATTCCTTTAATACCATAATTTTTATATAGCAATTCTCCATAAGTAAGCGCCTCATGGTCTTTTCCTTTAATAGCTTCTTCTAAATCTTCCTTTACTATTCCCCTAGTCATTCTTTTTATAATATTCTCTATTTCATCAAAATTTTTTTCTTCATATATGTCCTTTGCAACCGCTATGCAGCATAAACCCATTAAAAATATCATGCCCTTATGGGTATTTACCCCATTAGTGCTTTGAAGCATATGCTTGTCTCCTATTTTACCTATCTCCCTTGCTTCTTTAAAAATCTCTTTTTCTCCTTTAGAACTAAATCCAACTTCACTAAACTTGATCATTGTTTCCATAAGAGCACAGGTGCTATCTATAAAAGTAAAATAATTCATATCTTCGTGAGCTCCATTACTCACAGGAGTTACAAGACCAGGTTTAGGAAAAGCACTTACCTCATAGAGCATTGCCTTTACCGCAAAACTAGCTATATTATAAATTTCATCCCTATATTTGTATATTTCTCTACAGTTTTCTTTATTCATCCTTATTCTCCATACGTTTTTTTGTATATTCCTCAAAACTTTTCTCTATAAAATCGATTATCTCCTTTTGGCTGTGCCTTCTACTTCTTACACATAGGTGAGCATCCTCATTACATATAAAACACTTCCTACTAGATAACCCCAATTCTCTTCTACTTATCCCCTGACCTTTTTCATTGTACACATCTATATCCACAAATCTTCCTAATGGGTGTTTTTCTTCTATAGTTATACACAGTTTTTTTGCTTCTATAAATTGTTTATTAATTACCATAAAAAATATAGGCCCTTCTGGGGTAAATTCTAATTTTTTAAACAATATATTATTTGTACTTTTTTCTCTTATCTCTACTAACTGTGATTTTTTATCTATATATTCACATAAACTTTCTCTATTAAACTCTTCTATTAATTGATTTTTTATTATCTTAACTATTTTCCTAGTTAATACATTGTCTTTATTAACCCCTGGGTAATTAGCTCTTACTACTATTAATGTATTTAAATATTTATCTAATATTTTCTTTTGCTTTTCTATTCTTTTTTCTCTAGCATCTAATATATCTTCTGCATTATACATATGCTTAATGTGGAGAATTACTTTTCTTTATCTTCTCCATTATCTCCTTTCCTTTTTCCGTATTTAAAAATTCAAAGGTAACTTCAGGTATTAAATTTTTTAATTCATCCATCTTATCTTTCTTTATAAAATCCCTGACTTTAGAAGCACTTATAGCCCCACCACTAAACTCTTTTCTCTTAATTTCTATAACTTCCACACCATAATGCTCTAATACCTCTTTTAACGTAGCATTATAAGTTCTGGTTACATTGCAATAGGGTTCCTTTCCTACAAATCTCTTGTTTATATTTAACTCCTTGCAAAAATATTCTCCAAATATATTTGCATCTAGCTTTGTATATCCCTTCAGCCTTTCATCTTCCTTTCTTAAGAAGTATGAAGGGAATGTGGCAGAAGATATTATATACTCCGTTCCAGGTATGACTTTTACATTTTCTAAATCTCCTACTCCCTTTTTAACCAATTCGTATCTTTCTTTAAAAGGGAAAAGTGATTTATCTTCTTCTACTATAAAAACTAAAACTTCTTCACTTTCCATAGCTGCTTTTTCTATTAAATATCTGTGTCCCTTTGTAAAAGGATTACAATTCATAACTATGGCAGATCTTTTTTTATACACATCTATTCCATATTTCTTAATTATGTTTTTAAGTATGCCCTTTATATCGTATATACCTCTTTCTAATAAAGCCACTTCTTCCACCTTAGTAACAGTATTAAAATTTAGTGATGAAAATATATCTACATTTTTAGGCTTAGTAAATATAAAATTGTGATAAATCCCCTGATCAAAAGACTTATCTATTAAATTAGTTATAAGTGTAGAGCTAACCCCCTCCCCCTGCAAATCAGGAGATACCGCAAAACACTTAAACACATTTTTAGCTTTAGAACAAGTAGCCACTATTTTATCCACATTATTTCTCAAAACTAAAGTATAATCCACATCTTTATCCAGAATTAAAGCAAAACTGTTTAAAAACTCTTCCACTTCTTTTCTTTCTTCTTCTTTTCTTAAATTTATTTTTGATAGTTTTAAGTCATACATATAAAATCACCCTTATTTTTTAATTAAATTCTTAACTTCTGCAAAATAAAAAGTTAAATTGGTAGTATTACCAAAAAATAAATATGGCACACTGACCTTATCCGTGATATATAAAAGTTACTACTCAATTAAAACACGGGAGGTTGTCAGTATGCCAAGTAAATTTACTAATCATATTGTATCCATTAATGATGAACTTTACAATTACTTAAATGATGTAAATTATGGAATGAGTAAACCTCAATTTCATCATATATCCACTATTATTAATGGATTAATAAATTTAGATGGCACTAAATCTTTATTAAAGATTTCAGAATATATACTAGCTGCTAAAAGCAGCAGTTCCATATATAGATTTTTGAGTAACTCTAAATGGGACGATAGTCTCATAGATAGAAATCGTATTAATTATTTAAAACTACATTTTAATAAACTCATAAAGCCTAAATCCGTAGGATTCTTAGTTATAGATGATACTGTTAATCCAAAAACTCAAGCAAAGAAGATGCAAGGATTAAGCTATAATCATTGCCATACAGAAGGTAAAAATCTTTGGTCCCACTGTGTAGTTACTTCTAATTTTGTAGCAGAGGATATGTCTATTCCGCTAAACTATAAGTCTTATTTTAACGAAGAAAACTGCAAAAATCATAATAAAAAATTTATGAGTAAACCAGATATAGCTTTAGGTTTTATTAATTCTTTTGAAAAACCTTCTAACTGCGATAAAATATATTGTCTTACTGATAGTTGGTACACTAGCGAAAAGTTAATTAATGGTTGTATTTTAAAAGGTTTTAACTTTATTGGGGCTTTAAAATCTAATAGAAAAATCTCTCCATTAGGAATTTCAATGCAAATTAAGGAATTTGCTAAATATATAAATCCATCTACCTTAGATGTAGTTACCGTCGAAGGTAAGGATTATAGAGTATATAAATACGAAGGCAAAGTTTCAAAGATTGAAAATGCATTAGCCTTAATTTGCTATGAAGTTGATGGGGACAGCTTTAAAGAACCAGTATATCTAATGTCTACAGACATAGAACTTAGTAATAAAGCTATAATAAAATACTATCTATATAGATGGAACATTGAAACTAATTACAAATATCTTAAAACACACTTAGGTTTTGACGAATATAAAGTTCAATGTATACTCTCTATCGAGAGGTATTTTCTACTTACATTTTTAGCAATCAATTTTTTAGAGATTTATAGATTATATAATCCTAAAAAACTTGAAACCATTGGTGATACTATAAAGTCTATAAAAAGCCTATCGGCTAAAGAATTGGTGCGTTTTGTTTATGAGGAAGCTAAAAATGATATACCTTTAGACACAATACTTGCTGAATTAAAATTAGTTTCTTAAAAAATTTTGTAAGTTACTTATAGGGAAAGTATAGAATTAAATGCTGTAACTATATTCCTATTAAAGAACTTACATCTATATTTGGGTTTTTAGCTTTTAAAATTAAAGAAGTTAAGTTAAATTCTTATTTTCCTCAATACTTGCCATAAGTAAAATCGGAGATAACAGTATCATCGGCACCATACTTACCCAATATTTTGCTGTGTTTAAAAATTTTAAACTAAAATCACTCAATAAAAATGGAGTGATAATTGTACCATTAATAAGTATTAATATTACCGGTAAACTTTTTTTAAAACTAACTTTTCTTATGTTTTTCATTGTAATTTCCCCTTTAATTAAGCTTTTTTCACATCTTCTATTTATTTTTTTATAGTATTCTTTATTATAAAACTTATTTATTTTATATCTCTATATTCTTTTATTCCCTTTTATTAATTTTTTTAAGTTATCTTAGTGCTTTCAAACATTGAATCACTATATCCGGTCTATCTATATAAACTTCATGTTCACTATTTTCCGCAATTACTAGCTTTCCCTTATTTGAAAGCTTTGATAACTCAATTTGCAAATCACGCCACTGAGCTTCATATAATACAGCTTCTTTCTTTGGAATCTGATACTTAATCCAGCTCTCCACTCCTACCTTACTATCCCTTGCTATTACTATAAGCGGAACATTAGGAAACTCTGAAATACTTTTTATGTCTTTACTATCCCTATCCCAATTTTCAAATTCCTCTGCTATAGTTTTGTGAAGTACAGTACTTGTAAAAAACTCCTCTACATTTTTCATATCACTACAGGACATGCGTTTTATATAACTTGAAATAATATTTTCATTCTGAATCTTTAGTTCTTCCTTAGATTTTTTGGAAGCATCCACATTCCATTGTATCATTTTATCTATTGCAATAAAATCACTCATAATAGGTGTATTAAGTCTATACAACTTTTTAAAATTATATGAAGTAGAGTCAATTAGTACTATTCCTTTCAATTTATTAGGATACATTTTTGCATATTGCTGCACACATAATCCACCAAAGGAATGTCCCATTAGAATAAATTTATCTTCTATACCAATTTTCTCTATAAGTTCATTAAGTTCTTTTGCCATATTTCTTGTGGTACGTGATTCATCTGAAACCTGACTTTTTCCGTAGCCGGCTCTATGATATAATACAACTGTAAAATATTTTTTTATCTCTTCCAAAATAGAATACCAATCATAAAAAGAACTGCCTATACCAGTTTCTATAATGAGAAATGTTTTACCCTGACCAAAGATTTTATATTCTAATTCAAAAGTCCCCATAATCTTTCCCCCATTTTATATAACCAAATACCATATATAACTAATTATACATGTTGTCTACCTTCACTGTAAACAAAAAAGCTAGTTTAAATTAAACTAGCAAATTTCTATGTTTTTACTTCTATTACTATCTAAATTCAAAAAGTATTTATCAAATGATAAATCGATTACAAGCATTATACACGTTGATATAACAATTTCACTCCAAAATATAAGTTTATTTACTCCAAACAGCTATATTATATAATATTAATGAACTAATGATACCTAAAATTATTAACTATTTTTATTTATATAAATATCTAATGCACGAATTAACTTAGATGCTGCCAAAATAATAGCTATATAAGCCATTAGCTTAATTATCATCTCTACTATGCCTATTAAAAACACTGCTACTCCCTTCCTTTCTTTAAATTTTTTAGTATTTCTATTCTTTATTCAGTGCCTCCCTACCGTAGTACTATCACCTTCTAATAAATAGAATCTACGGAAGCTGCTCCATTAAATATTAATTTTAGTGGAATTATTTCATCAAGGCATGTTGTTTTTGTAAATATTTAACTAATATGGTACTATATTAGCTGTTATTACGTGAATTCCTTCTAATTATTATATTTTTTACAAAATAGAAAAAGAACCATTTTAAACTAGTCCTCTAAAAATCACATATATCTTACAACTCTATTAGTTAGGTACATGAAAAGAAATAATAAGTCAAAGCTGCTAATATATTTTGGGTCAGATATGGAAGCTGATTCCGTCGCTAGTAGGACTATCAGTAGATTACGCTTGAACCAGTATGACGCAAAATACTATCATACTTACTTTTTATTTATTTGAATGTGCCTTACTCTAAAGACTTATTCATCCATTTTTGTCATGGCATAAATTTATATAGTAATCTGATTTGATACTTCCAAGTAAAAAATAATTGAAATCACACTCGTTTACTTGTCCGTTATTTAACTTTCTGAAAAAATTAAATTTGTATTTGCATTGTATAAATTTATATTTAATCCACATTCTTCTTTTGCTTCACGAATACATGTTTCTTCGGGTAATTCATTAGCTTCAATATGTTCACCTAATGGAAGTATTGTTTTAGCACGTTTATGCAAATGTAATAATATTTTATCTTTATGTACTATATATACGGATACTGTAAAATGCCTATCAATACTCATCATGCCCTCTTAAATTATATAAATTAATTTATTACTCATGTTAAACCCATATCTCACTCTCAGTAGGCTACTAAATTAATTTTATTCAATACCCTTCATTTCTAACTTTAATCTAGTAAAATACTCTTCCATAAATTTAAGTCTTATTTTTCCTATTTCTTTTGCCTTTTTCGTATACAATTTACTAGGAATCTTTTTAAACTTCACTTCGTATTCTATAAAAGGTGTATGCTTTGAAACATCCTTTAACCTTCCATTTTCAACAGTATTTTTATTTAAATAATCATTTAGTGACTCATTTACTGTTAATCTTTGTCCAAATTGTCCCGCTAGCATAAAAGTACGAGCAATTCCGATTGCACCTATAGCATCAAGCTTATCTGCATCAAAAAGTATTTTAGCTTCTATTGTATTAGGCTCATTTCCAGTCCTAAATCTATGCGCTACAATACAGTGCTTTATACTTTCTATCTTTTCCTCTTCGTATTGTAAGTTTTTTAATATGCCCTCTGCAATTTCACTGCCTAAAATAGCATGATCAACTTTTCCTGTTTTATCTTTACTTTCTTCTACTCTTGCAATATCATGTAATAATGCTGCTGGAATAAGCACTTCTAAATCGGCGTCTTTCTCGTATTTTGAAATTAATAAGCAAAGATTATAAACTCTAAATACATGATCTAAATTATGAGCTGAACAAGTCAACTTTTCTTGAACAATTTTTATAATCTTTCTATGTTTTTCATCTATATTCATTTGTTTCCCTCCTATACCATATGCCAAATTTTTTTATACAACTCTCTTCTTTCAAACTATTATACATTTCAAAATCCTTTTCACTAAACTCTGCTAATGTTTTATTGAAATTTAGAGGCTCAAATATGTACCACAAATCTGACCATTTATTTTCGTTGTCTTCTCCTCTTATACCTTTAGATATACTACCTGGTGATTTACTTTCAAAAAACTTCATATTCTTCCCATCATAGTACGCTAAACAAGATTTAAATTCACAATATCTATCTCCAATGTCTTCCATTAATTTTAATATCCCATTTATTCCTATGGTTTCTAATGTATGATTAACATATGCTTTTGGAAATCCATTTAATTCTTTTATAAAAAATCCCGCATCTAATGCTATACATGGTGTTTTTACAATTTTATATGCCTGTACAACTTTTTCCTTAGCTATCTCGCTTATATCATCGCCTCTAGGTTCTATAAGCTCAGCATTATATGGTAAAACTTTTATATTTTCAAGTTCTCTTTGGGCTGATGCAATTTTTCCTTTATTACTTGTTACAAATATAATTTCTTTCATACAATTCAACTCCATAAATAAATCTAGCTGTAAATAAAAATTTATATAGCCATTAACCCACAAAAAGGTATAATGTGATGGAATTATGAAATTTCTTCTCCATGACTTGCATAAGAGCTGAGAACAATAAATTTAATTTAAGAAATTCTAATCTTTTAGCCATATAAAATTAAATTTAAACAGTTCCTTTGCTTCTTATGCAAGTCATTCTAGAGAAATTTTATAATTCAGGTAATGTAATGCTTATGTGGGATAATCATATAACAATTATAACATTGATTTATAAGAAATAGATAACTTAACTATTAGATCTAAATACTAATTTGTAAAATATTTTCCTTAACTCAAACTAAATTACAATATATTTTATCCTTATTTAAATAATAAAAAAGTGCTAGCTTTGATATGAGTTTATTAACTAGCACTTTTTACTTTATTCAATTATTAAATTATTGGTTTTCTCACTACGTCTATTACAGTACCATCCCTGTATTCAACTACAGCCACCACTTCATCTGTAAGTTCTATAGGCTTTGGTTTTCCTGTAATTTTTTCTGCAATATCCTTTAATTCTTCTATAGTCATCACTGGTAAATTGGTCTTTTGTAATTTTTCCATTAAGTCTTTTCTATTTGGATTTACTGCTATACCTCTTTCTGTTACAATTACATCTATGCTTTCTCCTGGGGTAGTTACAGTAGTTACTCTGTCTTTTATTATTGGAAGTCTTGCTTTCATTAGGTTTGTAACTACTATGGCAAGTTTTGCACCTGCTGCTGTATCACTATGTCCACCGGAACCTCCCATTATGATTCCATCAGAACCTGTAGTAACATTAACGTTGAAATCAGTGTCTATTTCTGTAGCACCTAAAATCATAACATCTAGATTATTAGCTACACATCCTTTGTTATGAGGGTTTCCATACATGGATGCAGACATACCTTGATGCTTTGGATTATTTTTATAAGAATCTACTGCTTTTAAATCAAAGCATTGTACATCAAATATATTTCTAAATAAACCTTCTTGTAGCATTTCTACAATATATCCAGTAACTCCGCCAGCTGCAAAGCTTCCTACTACTTCTTCTTTCTTCATTATTTCCTTTAATTCTGCTGCCACTGCTAAAGATGTTCCACCAGCTCCAGTTTGGAATGATAATCCATCCTTAACTAGTCCTGATGCCTTTATAACTTGTGAAGCCATCTTAGCTATTTTAAGTCCCACAGGATCCTTTGTTATTCTTGTAGTTCCTGAAACTATTCCTTTAGGATCCCCTATACTTTCTACCTTTACTACATAGTCTACATGATGCTGACTTATTTCTATTGGACATGCTGGATATGGAACTAAATTATCTGTTACAGCTACTACCTTATCAGCATATTCTGCATCTGGCGCTGCATATCCTAAAGAACCACAAGCTGCTGGTCCTTCTACTCCATTTATATTTCCGTAAGTATCTACTGTAGGTGCTGCTATAAATGCCACATCTATATGTAAATCTCCACTTTCAATGGCCCTAGCTCTTCCTCCATGAGTATGCATTACAGCTGGTTTCTTTAATAAGCCTAAGGAAATAGCTCTTGCCACAGGTCCTGACATGTAATTAGCATACACTCCTGTTACTACTCCTGATTTTATATGCTCTACTAATGATGCTTGTGTAGGGAATATAGAACTAGCTGCTATTGTTATGTCCTTTATTCCTCTTTTAGCTATAGCATCCACTACCATGTTAAGCACATGGTCTCCATTTCTTAAATGGTGGTGAAAGGAAATAGTCATTCCATCTTTTATTTCTACTTTATCTAGGGCTTCTTCTATACTATTTAAAACTTTAGAATCTGTTGGTTTTACTGTCTTTACCTTTACAGATTTTATAGTCCTTTCTCCATCTTCAGCAAAAGCGCCTTTAAAAGGTTTTACTTCCTTATATCCTTCTATTTTTTCAGGTATTTCTCTACCCAATACATTTTTCATTTTATCACCTCTAAATTCTGTTAAATAAATCCTTAACTCCTCTGTCTCTATTCAACATAATTTCAATTGTATTTTACCTCTACATATTGTAACTTTGCAAAATCACTCTATTTTTAATCTTCAATTTCTTATTTTTAATTCTTAATTTTCAATTCTCAATTCTAAACAAGTCCTAACATTTTAGCCAATTCGTAAGTAGTTTTTGCTCTATTTATAACTGGAGCATCTACCATTTTTCCATCCAAAGAAAATACGCCTTTTCCTTCGCTTTCTGCTTCTTCTTTAGCTTCTAATACTCTTACGGCATGTTTTATTTCATCCTCTGTTGGTGCAAATACTGAATGAATTGTGTCTATTTGCCTTGGATTTATAGATGACTTACCTGTCATACCTAATCCTTTAGCTTTCATTGTATCTAGTCTTAGTCCTTCATAATCATTTGTATCTGTAAATGGAGTATCTATAGCATCCACTTTCATGGCTCTACAAGCTGTAGCCACTTTATTTCTTGCGTAAAGAATCTCATCACCCTGTTTAGTTCTCTTTACTCCGAAGTCTGAAGTTAAGTCTTCTCCTCCCAAAAGAACTCCTTCTATTCTCTTAGAGGCTCTTATTACATCATAAACAGTTTCAAGTCCAAAGGCAGTTTCTATTAAGGCAAATAATTTTATGCTACCTTCTTCAAATCCTTCTTCTCTTTCTATTTGACAAAGCTTGCTGTCCACTTCTTTTATTTGTTCTTCTGTAGCTTTAGGAACCATTATTACATCTGGCTTTACTCTAGCTATAGTATCTAAATCCTTTGGTCCGAATTCTGTATCTAAAGGATTTACCCTAACTACCACTTCTACATTAGAATAATCTACATTTTTAATAGCCTCTCTTACAAGTATTCTAGCTCCATCTTTTTCAGTTATGCTAACTGCATCTTCTAAGTCTAATATTATAGAATCTGAACCAAGAATGCCCGCGTTTTGAAGCATTCCTGGATTGTTTCCAGGCATAAATAACATAGTTCTTCTTAATCTTTTCATATTTTCACCTTCTCATTGTTTTTTCAATATCTATTTCTTAATCACTAACACCCAAATTTTATCTACTTTTTATAAAAAGTATTTTAACTCGATAAATTTTAAAATATGTTCACTTCATACAATTAAGTGCTGCTAATTCAGCATTACTTCTATTTCTTAAATAGTAGCTCTTTTAATGGCAGTCTCTACTCTTGCCTTTATTGTATAATCTAAAGCTCCCTTATCCTCTGCTTTTATCTTAACTTCTTCTACTCCCAATTCCTTTAGAGTATTCATTATAGTTTCTTTTATGGCTTCACCAAATTGTTTCATAACAATGCTATCAATTTCCACTTCTATACCGCCAGCCATGTTTGGCATAACTGTTATCATCACATCATTTGATTCTAGTGTACCTGCTTTTGCTACCTTTTCTATTTTCATGTTTCCACCTACTTTTATATTAATTTAAAATCTATATTTTCTTTTAATGTGCAATCTCTTAGCACATCTAGCAAATTAATTCTTATTTCTAATTGTAATCCAAGGCAATAAGCTACCGTCATATCCCTGCTCCTTAAGGTACGTGAAAATAGAAAACAAGTCAAATATACTAGCATACTGACTTATTATTTATTTAACTGTCCTAACATAAGATAGAAATATTTCGATAGCTAAGCTATGGAATAAATTAAAACGTAATATAAATATTATTACTTTTTACTATTTATTTACAGAATCTAAATAATCCTTTTGTCCTTTTTCATAAAGGTTGTTTCCTTGGCTATCTATAACCACAACTACAGGTAAATCCTCTACTTCTAATTTTCTTACAGCTTCTGCTCCTAAATCTTCATAAGCTATAAGCTCTGCCTTTTTAACGCATTGTCCTATAAGAGCTGCTGCTCCACCTATAGCTGCAAAATATACTCCATTATTTCTAATTATAGCATCTATAACTTCTTTAGACCTTAGTCCTTTACCTATCATACCCTTTAATCCATTATCTAAAAGTTTTGGAGCATATGGGTCCATTCTATAACTAGTAGTAGGACCTGCTGAACCTAGAGCCTTACCTGGTTTTGCTGGTGTTGGTCCAACATAGTATATTATAGCATCCTTTATATCCA
The sequence above is drawn from the Haloimpatiens massiliensis genome and encodes:
- a CDS encoding methyl-accepting chemotaxis protein, whose amino-acid sequence is MRQINNIKGYRFSVKMKIIVLFTAIMFSFFVSTFLVVRYQMEKEIKDDIETYSDLISNLIDSKYEGDWKINDNSLYKGNEVINDNEELLDRIYERNNILVTILLGDTRVATNIVDKNGKKETGTKVNEEVSKIVLNEGKQYREKVDVNGVSCEANYIPLRNAQNKVIGMLFIGIKYSDIQAEVNSITGKIAGIDMALFGGSILILIIFAKKVSEQLQQSVYILEKLKEGDFTSECAKISNDEFGDINSNIILMKDSLKELVKGVKSSINNMIENSMSVSLSIDETVTSSENIANAMENVVEDVTSQTGDVERINSRLNVFGDKLDNGLRNINNISQKGEIIHRKSQKTKDALEKLDASEHKIFSTFEIFINKLSLLTENIDKVNEITSVINEIAGKTNLLALNATIEAARAGEAGKGFAVVADEVRKLAEQTKDSSEDINEIVEKIFYDTSNLMESTGAMREDFLVSHDLVDNTVDDSKKIINNIQEVIPSIKKVSDLFTEISGDKDNIILDLNSISSTSGEISAASQEVLASYEEINAALKEIKEIMEYMDGISRKTLDSTEVFKIC
- the citG gene encoding triphosphoribosyl-dephospho-CoA synthase CitG — protein: MNKENCREIYKYRDEIYNIASFAVKAMLYEVSAFPKPGLVTPVSNGAHEDMNYFTFIDSTCALMETMIKFSEVGFSSKGEKEIFKEAREIGKIGDKHMLQSTNGVNTHKGMIFLMGLCCIAVAKDIYEEKNFDEIENIIKRMTRGIVKEDLEEAIKGKDHEALTYGELLYKNYGIKGIRGEVEMGMPIVFTHSLKIYEENNDLDTNDRLVHTLIAIMSCCEDTNVIHRHNIEVLKEVQNKAKYIMKIGGMQTKNGRKAVEDLSTEFINRNISPGGCADLLAVTVFFSLVKEKYGFLED
- the citX gene encoding citrate lyase holo-[acyl-carrier protein] synthase is translated as MYNAEDILDAREKRIEKQKKILDKYLNTLIVVRANYPGVNKDNVLTRKIVKIIKNQLIEEFNRESLCEYIDKKSQLVEIREKSTNNILFKKLEFTPEGPIFFMVINKQFIEAKKLCITIEEKHPLGRFVDIDVYNEKGQGISRRELGLSSRKCFICNEDAHLCVRSRRHSQKEIIDFIEKSFEEYTKKRMENKDE
- the citC gene encoding [citrate (pro-3S)-lyase] ligase; this translates as MYDLKLSKINLRKEEERKEVEEFLNSFALILDKDVDYTLVLRNNVDKIVATCSKAKNVFKCFAVSPDLQGEGVSSTLITNLIDKSFDQGIYHNFIFTKPKNVDIFSSLNFNTVTKVEEVALLERGIYDIKGILKNIIKKYGIDVYKKRSAIVMNCNPFTKGHRYLIEKAAMESEEVLVFIVEEDKSLFPFKERYELVKKGVGDLENVKVIPGTEYIISSATFPSYFLRKEDERLKGYTKLDANIFGEYFCKELNINKRFVGKEPYCNVTRTYNATLKEVLEHYGVEVIEIKRKEFSGGAISASKVRDFIKKDKMDELKNLIPEVTFEFLNTEKGKEIMEKIKKSNSPH
- a CDS encoding IS701 family transposase; its protein translation is MPSKFTNHIVSINDELYNYLNDVNYGMSKPQFHHISTIINGLINLDGTKSLLKISEYILAAKSSSSIYRFLSNSKWDDSLIDRNRINYLKLHFNKLIKPKSVGFLVIDDTVNPKTQAKKMQGLSYNHCHTEGKNLWSHCVVTSNFVAEDMSIPLNYKSYFNEENCKNHNKKFMSKPDIALGFINSFEKPSNCDKIYCLTDSWYTSEKLINGCILKGFNFIGALKSNRKISPLGISMQIKEFAKYINPSTLDVVTVEGKDYRVYKYEGKVSKIENALALICYEVDGDSFKEPVYLMSTDIELSNKAIIKYYLYRWNIETNYKYLKTHLGFDEYKVQCILSIERYFLLTFLAINFLEIYRLYNPKKLETIGDTIKSIKSLSAKELVRFVYEEAKNDIPLDTILAELKLVS
- a CDS encoding alpha/beta fold hydrolase, producing the protein MGTFELEYKIFGQGKTFLIIETGIGSSFYDWYSILEEIKKYFTVVLYHRAGYGKSQVSDESRTTRNMAKELNELIEKIGIEDKFILMGHSFGGLCVQQYAKMYPNKLKGIVLIDSTSYNFKKLYRLNTPIMSDFIAIDKMIQWNVDASKKSKEELKIQNENIISSYIKRMSCSDMKNVEEFFTSTVLHKTIAEEFENWDRDSKDIKSISEFPNVPLIVIARDSKVGVESWIKYQIPKKEAVLYEAQWRDLQIELSKLSNKGKLVIAENSEHEVYIDRPDIVIQCLKALR
- a CDS encoding NUDIX domain-containing protein, which encodes MSIDRHFTVSVYIVHKDKILLHLHKRAKTILPLGEHIEANELPEETCIREAKEECGLNINLYNANTNLIFSES